The following coding sequences lie in one Saccopteryx bilineata isolate mSacBil1 chromosome 5, mSacBil1_pri_phased_curated, whole genome shotgun sequence genomic window:
- the ARL5B gene encoding ADP-ribosylation factor-like protein 5B translates to MMGLIFAKLWSLFCNQEHKVIIVGLDNAGKTTILYQFLMNEVVHTSPTIGSNVEEIVVKNTHFLMWDIGGQESLRSSWNTYYSNTEFIILVVDSIDRERLAITKEELYRMLAHEDLRKAAVLIFANKQDMKGCMTAAEISKYLTLSSIKDHPWHIQSCCALTGEGLCQGLEWMTSRIGKLLLEKEVCLEDMCKED, encoded by the exons aaCACAAAGTGATTATAGTGGGACTGGATAATGCAGGGAAAACAACCATTCTTTATCAATT CTTAATGAATGAAGTGGTTCATACATCTCCAACCATTGGAAGCAATGTTGAAGAAATAGTTGTGAAGAACACTCATTTTCTTATGTGGGATATTGGTGGTCAGGAGTCACTGCGGTCGTCCTGGAACACGTATTACTCAAACACGGAG TTCATCATTCTTGTTGTTGATAGCATCGACAGGGAACGACTAGCTATTACGAAAGAAGAATTATACAGAATGTTGGCTCATGAG GATTTACGAAAAGCTGCAGTccttatctttgcaaataaacagGATATGAAAGGTTGTATGACAGCAGCTGAAATCTCCAAATACCTCACCCTTAGTTCAATTAAGGATCATCCATGGCACATTCAGTCCTGCTGTGCTTTAACAGGAGAAGG aTTATGCCAAGGTCTAGAGTGGATGACCTCTCGGATTGGA AAACTACTTCTGGAGAAAGAAGTGTGCCTAGAAGATATGTGTAAGGAAGATTAA